Genomic window (Burkholderia sp. HI2500):
CAGCGTTTCGACGTCGAGGTCGTTCGACGGTTCGTCCAGCAGCAGCACGTTGCCGCCCGAGATCAGCGTCTTTGCGAGGTGCAGGCGGCCGCGTTCACCGCCGGACAGGTTGCCGACGATCTTCTGCTGGTCGCCGCCCTTGAAGTTGAAGCGGCCGATGTACGCACGCGACGGCGTTTCGTACTTGCCCACCGTCAGCACGTCGGCGCCGCCCGAGATTTCCTCGAACACCGTCTTCGTGCCGTCGAGCGCGTCGCGGCTCTGGTCGACGTACGCGAGCTTCACGGTCGGCCCCATCACGACTTCGCCCGAATCCGGCTGTTCCTTGCCGGTCAGCATCTTGAACAGCGTCGACTTGCCGGCGCCGTTCGGGCCGATGATGCCGACGATCGCGCCGGCCGGGATCTTGAAGCTCAGATTGTCGATCAGCAGACGGTCGCCGAACGACTTGCTGACGTTCTTGAACTCGATCACTTCATTGCCGAGGCGTTCGCCGGCCGGAATGAAGATTTCCTGCGTTTCGTTGCGCTTCTGGTATTCCTGGCTGCTCAGCTCCTCGAAGCGCGCGATACGCGCCTTCGACTTCGCCTGGCGGCCCTTCGGGTTCTGGCGCACCCACTCCAGTTCCTTCTTGATCGCCTTCTGGCGCGCCGATTCCGACGCTTCTTCCTGCTTCAGGCGCTCTTCCTTCTGGTCGAGCCAGCTGCTGTAGTTGCCCTTCCACGGAATGCCGTGGCCGCGGTCGAGTTCGAGAATCCACTCGGCCGCGTTGTCGAGGAAGTAGCGATCGTGGGTGACCGCGACGACGGTGCCCGGGAAGCGCACCAGGAACTGCTCGAGCCAGTCGACCGATTCCGCGTCGAGGTGGTTGGTCGGCTCGTCGAGCAGCAGCATGTCGGGTTTTTCGAGCAGCAGCTTGCACAGCGCGACGCGGCGCTTTTCACCGCCCGACAGATGTTCGATCTTGGCGTCCCACGACGGCAGGCGCAGTGCGTCGGCGGCCACTTCGAGCTGCTGCTCGGGGCTGCCGCCGTCGCTCGACGCGAGGATCGCTTCGTACTTCGCCTGCTCGGCTGCGAGCGCGTCGAAGTCGGCGTCCGGCTCTGCGTACGCCGCGTAGATTTCCTCGAGTTTCTTGTTGGCCTGGAACAGGTCGCCGAGGCCTTCCTCGACGGCTTCGCGCACCGTCTTCGTCGGGTCGAGCTGCGGCTCCTGCGGCAGGTAGCCGATGTTCAGGTTCGGCATCGGCGTGGCTTCGCCTTCGATGTCCTTGTCGACGCCCGCCATGATGCGGATCAGCGTCGACTTGCCCGAGCCGTTCAGGCCGAGCACGCCGATCTTCGCGCCGGGAAAGAACGACAGCGAGATGTCCTTCAGGATCTGGCGCTTGGGCGGCACGATCTTGCCGACCCGGTTCATCGTGAAAACGTATTGGGCCATTTCGGTGTGAAAGTCAGAAGTGGTTGAGACTGCCGCGCAGCGCGTGGGCGTGGCGGCGTCGGGTGATTCGGTACGGAGCGTGCCGCGCGAGGCGCGGCGGCGTCGCCGCGTGTGGGCGGCGCGAGCGGCTATTGTACTTCGCCGCCGAGTGTCGCTGACAGCGGCGGAGTGCTGCAGCGGTCCGGATTGGCCATTCGGCCGAGGCTACAGCCACGCGGCGACGCCGCCGTGCCCCGAGCACGTGCCGCGGCGGTGACGGCTGAAGCTGTACGTGCCGTCGCGGCAGCGCGCGCTCGCACCGTCGGGCACGCGGCCCGACTTCGAATGCGCGGGGGCGTGCACGGTTTCGCCGTCGCGGTTGCGATACGTGTCGTGGCGGTCGAGATCGGCTTCGTTGCTGTAGCCGGTCGGTGCGCGATACGCGTGTGCCGGAAGGGGCAGCGCGGCGCACGCGACGAAAAATGCGGCGGACAGCGTCGCGACGCGTGTCGCGCGGCGGAGCAGGGCGGGCATGGTCTCTCTCGGTCTATTGTTATCGGTGCCGGGCCGCATGTTAGCCGATCGGCAGAGGAAGCGCGCCGTGACGCAGGGCGCTACGCCGCGCCGGACATCGATGCCGCACCGTCGGCCAGTGCGGCGTCGAGGATCCATCGGCGAAAGGCGGCAACCTTTGGCCGTTCCGCGTGATGCGGCGGATAGACGAGGTAGTACGCGAAATCGTCGAGCCACGCGACGTCGGCGAGCTGCACGAGCCGGCCGCTTGCCAGCTCGCCGCGCACCATCGCGGCCGGCAGCAGCCCGGCGCCCTGGCCGGCGACGATCGCCTGCAGCAACAGGCCCGAGTCGTCGAACGCGGGGCCGCGCGGCGGGCCAAAATCGTCGATCCGCTGCGCGCCGAACCAGATGTGCCAGCCCTTGCGCTCGGCGTCGTGCAACTGCGGCCAGCCGACGAGCTCGGCCG
Coding sequences:
- the ettA gene encoding energy-dependent translational throttle protein EttA, whose product is MAQYVFTMNRVGKIVPPKRQILKDISLSFFPGAKIGVLGLNGSGKSTLIRIMAGVDKDIEGEATPMPNLNIGYLPQEPQLDPTKTVREAVEEGLGDLFQANKKLEEIYAAYAEPDADFDALAAEQAKYEAILASSDGGSPEQQLEVAADALRLPSWDAKIEHLSGGEKRRVALCKLLLEKPDMLLLDEPTNHLDAESVDWLEQFLVRFPGTVVAVTHDRYFLDNAAEWILELDRGHGIPWKGNYSSWLDQKEERLKQEEASESARQKAIKKELEWVRQNPKGRQAKSKARIARFEELSSQEYQKRNETQEIFIPAGERLGNEVIEFKNVSKSFGDRLLIDNLSFKIPAGAIVGIIGPNGAGKSTLFKMLTGKEQPDSGEVVMGPTVKLAYVDQSRDALDGTKTVFEEISGGADVLTVGKYETPSRAYIGRFNFKGGDQQKIVGNLSGGERGRLHLAKTLISGGNVLLLDEPSNDLDVETLRALEDALLEFAGSVMVISHDRWFLDRIATHILAFEGDSQVTFFDGNYQEYEADKRARLGEEAAKPKRLRYKPISR
- a CDS encoding DUF3761 domain-containing protein is translated as MPALLRRATRVATLSAAFFVACAALPLPAHAYRAPTGYSNEADLDRHDTYRNRDGETVHAPAHSKSGRVPDGASARCRDGTYSFSRHRRGTCSGHGGVAAWL